One genomic region from Paroceanicella profunda encodes:
- a CDS encoding response regulator: MTSEETRRDAHVLVVDDDERIRKLLARFLARNGFWVTPARDAAHARRLLGGLEFDLIILDVMMPGEDGFELTRSLRRTLATPIILLTARGDTDDRITGLERGADDYLAKPFEPRELLLRVNAILRRSAPAEPPAQLPRALMLGDVRYDAGRAELWRGEEQVRLTSTEVALMRILSGTPHEPVSRVRLVEELGRTEGGAQERAVDVQITRLRRKIEKDPKAPRYLQTVRGAGYMLTPD; encoded by the coding sequence GTGACGTCGGAAGAAACCAGGCGCGATGCCCATGTGCTGGTCGTCGACGATGACGAGAGGATCCGGAAGCTGCTCGCGCGGTTTCTGGCCAGGAACGGATTCTGGGTGACACCTGCGCGGGACGCCGCCCATGCGCGGCGGCTGCTGGGCGGGCTGGAATTCGATCTCATCATCCTGGACGTGATGATGCCGGGGGAGGACGGGTTCGAGCTCACCCGGTCGCTGCGCCGCACGCTGGCCACGCCGATCATCCTGCTCACCGCGCGGGGCGACACGGATGACCGGATCACCGGGCTGGAGCGCGGGGCGGACGATTATCTCGCCAAGCCCTTCGAGCCGCGCGAGCTGCTGCTGCGGGTGAACGCCATCCTGCGCCGCTCGGCGCCGGCCGAGCCGCCGGCGCAGCTGCCCCGCGCGCTCATGCTGGGCGATGTGCGCTATGACGCGGGCCGGGCGGAGCTGTGGCGCGGTGAGGAGCAGGTGCGCCTCACCTCCACCGAGGTGGCGCTGATGCGTATCCTCTCCGGCACGCCGCACGAACCGGTGAGCCGGGTGCGGCTGGTCGAGGAGCTGGGCCGGACGGAGGGCGGCGCGCAGGAGCGCGCCGTCGACGTGCAGATCACCCGCCTGCGCCGCAAGATCGAGAAGGACCCCAAGGCCCCGCGCTACCTGCAGACTGTGCGCGGCGCGGGCTACATGCTCACCCCGGACTGA
- a CDS encoding histone deacetylase family protein yields MSTVFLTHPDCLRHEMPEGHPERIARMQAVLRVLGTPQFATLHHVEAPKAQEQDLLLAHPPEHVAAIRMARPSEGLVPLDADTWMSPGTWAAALRAVGGAIHAVDLVLAGEAANAFVGCRPPGHHAEARTPMGFCLFGTVAIAAKHALERRGLARVAIVDFDVHHGNGTQDLLWDEARVLFASTHQRPLFPGSGAQSERGAHGQVLNVPLPPHSDGAYFRARMEELVLPALDAFRPELVLVSAGFDAHRDDPLAMLDWGPEDFAWVTERLCDIAEAHCGGRLVSSLEGGYDLEGLAASVAAHVSVLMERGQ; encoded by the coding sequence ATGTCCACTGTCTTCCTGACCCATCCGGACTGCCTGCGCCACGAGATGCCGGAGGGCCACCCCGAGCGCATTGCCCGGATGCAGGCCGTGCTGCGCGTGCTGGGCACCCCGCAATTCGCCACGCTGCACCATGTCGAGGCCCCGAAGGCGCAGGAGCAGGACTTGCTGCTGGCCCATCCGCCCGAGCATGTCGCGGCCATCCGCATGGCCCGGCCGTCGGAGGGGCTGGTGCCGCTCGATGCGGACACCTGGATGTCGCCGGGCACATGGGCGGCGGCGCTGCGCGCGGTCGGCGGGGCGATCCATGCGGTCGATCTCGTGCTGGCGGGGGAGGCGGCGAATGCCTTCGTCGGCTGCCGCCCGCCGGGCCACCACGCGGAGGCGCGCACGCCGATGGGCTTCTGCCTGTTCGGCACCGTGGCCATCGCCGCGAAACACGCGCTGGAGCGGCGCGGGCTCGCCCGCGTCGCGATCGTGGATTTCGACGTCCACCACGGCAACGGCACCCAGGACCTGCTGTGGGACGAGGCGCGCGTGCTCTTCGCCTCCACCCACCAGCGGCCGCTGTTTCCCGGCAGCGGCGCGCAGTCCGAGCGCGGCGCACATGGCCAGGTGCTCAACGTGCCGCTGCCGCCGCACTCCGACGGGGCGTATTTCCGCGCCCGGATGGAGGAGCTGGTGCTGCCGGCGCTGGACGCCTTCCGTCCGGAACTCGTGCTGGTTTCCGCCGGGTTCGACGCTCATCGCGACGACCCCCTGGCCATGCTGGACTGGGGCCCGGAGGATTTCGCATGGGTGACGGAACGTCTTTGCGACATTGCGGAGGCGCATTGCGGGGGCAGGCTGGTATCCAGTCTCGAAGGCGGCTATGACCTTGAGGGACTCGCGGCCTCGGTGGCCGCGCATGTATCTGTGTTGATGGAGCGGGGCCAATGA
- a CDS encoding exodeoxyribonuclease VII small subunit, giving the protein MTAKPVAEMSFEEAMSALEQVVGQLESGAVPLEESIALYERGAELRKHCEGKLAAAEEKVAQITLGPDGKPASARAVDIS; this is encoded by the coding sequence ATGACCGCGAAGCCGGTGGCGGAAATGAGTTTCGAGGAGGCGATGTCCGCGCTCGAACAGGTGGTGGGGCAACTGGAGTCCGGCGCCGTGCCGCTCGAGGAATCCATTGCGCTCTACGAGCGGGGCGCCGAGTTGCGCAAGCATTGCGAAGGCAAGCTCGCCGCCGCCGAGGAGAAGGTCGCCCAGATCACCCTCGGCCCGGACGGAAAGCCCGCTTCCGCGCGAGCGGTGGATATTTCCTGA
- a CDS encoding polyprenyl synthetase family protein: MSFVDILTRTAERVERRAEALLPLPAGPEGQVAAAMRHAVLGGGKRLRGFLVVSSAAIYDVAPERAERAAVALECLHAYSLVHDDLPCMDDDSLRRGQPTVHVKWDEATAVLAGDALQSLAFEILAHPDTHPDGAVRAALCLDLARASGQRGMVGGQAIDIAAETAGSPLSLAEIGRLQALKTGALIRAATRAGALLGGASVEDIEALDGYAEVLGRAFQIRDDILDVAGDPALAGKRLRKDAAAGKATFVSLLGLDEAARQADLLVAQATARLDRFGAVADPLREAARFAVARQS, from the coding sequence GTGAGTTTCGTCGACATATTGACGCGCACGGCCGAGCGCGTGGAGCGCCGCGCCGAGGCGCTGCTGCCGCTGCCGGCCGGGCCCGAGGGGCAGGTGGCCGCCGCGATGCGCCACGCGGTGCTGGGCGGCGGGAAGCGGCTGCGCGGCTTCCTGGTGGTCTCCTCCGCGGCGATCTACGATGTCGCGCCGGAGCGGGCGGAGCGCGCCGCCGTGGCGCTGGAATGCCTGCACGCCTATTCGCTGGTGCATGACGACCTGCCCTGCATGGACGATGACAGCCTGCGCCGCGGCCAGCCCACCGTTCACGTGAAGTGGGACGAGGCGACGGCCGTTCTGGCCGGGGACGCGCTGCAGTCGCTTGCCTTCGAGATCCTCGCGCACCCGGACACGCATCCCGACGGCGCGGTGCGCGCGGCGCTCTGCCTCGATCTCGCCCGGGCCTCCGGCCAGCGCGGCATGGTGGGCGGCCAGGCGATCGACATTGCCGCGGAGACCGCGGGCAGCCCGCTCAGCCTCGCCGAGATCGGCCGGCTGCAGGCGCTCAAGACCGGTGCGCTCATCCGGGCCGCCACCCGGGCCGGTGCCCTGCTCGGCGGGGCCAGCGTCGAGGACATCGAGGCGCTGGACGGCTATGCCGAGGTGCTCGGCCGGGCCTTCCAGATCCGCGACGACATCCTCGATGTCGCCGGAGACCCCGCCCTGGCCGGAAAGCGCCTGCGCAAGGATGCCGCGGCCGGAAAAGCCACCTTCGTCAGCCTGCTCGGCCTTGACGAGGCGGCGCGGCAGGCCGATCTGCTCGTGGCACAGGCCACGGCGCGGCTGGACCGCTTC